The Bacilli bacterium sequence TCGATAGCTTATGTTCACTTGCCCGGTATCGGAGTGAAGAAACCGGAGCCGATAATCTTCCTTCATGGAGGTCCCGGAACGCCAGACATGGAAGGGGATGCCCGATATTTCAACAAGCTGACGGAAGACGGATACGATGTGTATATTTATGACGAACTGGGCACCGGACATTCTATGAGGTTGAACGATCCAAGAGGGTATGGGATTAAGCGGGATGTTGCCGATCTTGAGGCGATCCGCAACAAGATCGGCATCGATCGCATGATTTTAATCGGCCATTCTTATGGCGGTGAGATCGCCGCCGACTATTTGGTTCATTATGGGCAGCATGTGTCCAAAGCGGTCTTTTCTTCACCGGGTCCAATAGATCCGTCCGATCACAGCGATACTCAGTTGATAGCCCGATTGTCAAATAGCGAGCGATGGAAGTTATACGGCCATTTGATGTATCCCCGCTCTTTGATGGCGTATCTTTTGCTGCAAGTTAATCCGCTGGCCGCCCATACATTTGCGGGGGACGAGGAAATGGATGCCGAGTTTGATCGCATCTATGCCATCACGGAACCGGCGCTTCATGCGGAAGGCAAACATTATGATCTTCCGTTGCATCATCTTGGATTTTATGCCAACCAAATGCCGCAATCCCGAATGGCCGCTCCCAAACCGGACTTGCGTGTGCCGCTTTCCGCCTGGGATGGGCCGGCTCTTATATTGAAAGGCTCTGACGATTATTTATCTTGGGCATCGGCGATGGACTATCGAAACGCATTGCGAAATTCACAGCTTATTTATCTTGAACAGGCAGGGCATAACGAGTATCAGGATCAGCCGGAACTCGTCATGAACATCATACGTTCGTTTCTGGCTGATCGTCCTCTTCCGGTAAGCGCATATAACGAGGATACTCCGCCACCGACGTTCCAACGATAATCGTGAGAACGTGAAGGTTCAGATCTAACGGGCGTGACAGAGGCTATTTTGGGTTTACGCCCCGTTTTCAAGTTTAACGGACGTAGGCGCGCTTATTTTAGCACTTTGTGCGGTATTCAGGCAAAAATAAGGCGAATAGCAGCTGTGGCGTCCGTTAAATTTTTTGAACAGCCTTTTTCCGGCAAATAGCGTCTCCTGCGCCCGTTAGCGCTGGGCGAGGGGCGTTGTGCCGGAAGGCGATCCCCCTTTTTAGCGCCGGTGTAGTGAGCGCTGCGCAAAGAGGCGGCCCACCCGTTTTAGCGTTGGGCGATGAGGTTTAACGTTTACAAAGTGCAGTCGCTGTTGGCTGATCGCCTAAAGGCGGCGGGTTTAGACCCGGCATATGGAAACTAAAGGCGCGGGGCTGCCAACCGCAACAACCCGCAACAACCTATGTACACTTCCGCAACGCGTCTGTTTCGGCCAACTCCGCGATCGTTCCCGCGCCGATGCCGAACATCGCGGCCTTCAGTTCGAATTCCGCGCGGGCGAACCGTTCGTCGAGCGCTTCCGCCGACGAGACGGCGTCGGCAAGCAATGATCGGCCGAAGCCGGCCAAACTCGCGCCCAGGGCGATCGCTTTGGCCGCTTCGACGCCGCTTGCGATGCCGCCGCTCGCAATAACCGGAATGTGCGGCACGGCCGCCCTCACCTCGATGAGGCTTTCCGCCGTCGGTATGCCCCAACCGGCAAAGGCGTCGGCGGCTTCGCGCCGCAACCCGTCGTGCGCGCGGTATTTCTCCACCAGCGCCCAGGAAGTTCCGCCGGCGCCTGCGACGTCGATGAAAGAAACGCCGGCGTCGGCAAGCCTGCGTGCCACCGCACCGCTGATGCCCCACCCGACTTCTTTCACTCCGACGGGAACCGCAAGCGCGTGGGCGACTTTCTCTATCTTCCCAAGCAGCCCGGAAAAATTCGTATCGCCCTCCGGCTGAAACACTTCCTGCAAACTGTTGAGATGCAAAATGAGGCCGTCCGCTTCGATCATTTCCACCGCTTTGCGGCATTCATCCACCCCGTAGCCGTAATTCAGCTGCACTGCTCCCAAATTGGCGAACAAGGGGATTGACGGAGCATACCGGCGCACAATGTATGTGTGTCGCAACTCCGCATGTTCCAGCACCGCGCGCATCGAGCCTAATCCCATGGCCCAGCCTCGCCGCTCGGCCGTTGTGGCGAGGCGCTTGTTGATCTCCGCGGAAAGCTCCGCCCCGCCGGTCATGGAACTGACCAGCAATGGGAAGCGCAGCTTTTTTCCGAAAAATACCGTGGAAGTGTCAATCGCCGTAAAATCCAGTTCGGGCAGCGCGTTATGCCAAAACCGATAGCGCTCCAGCCCGCTGGTGATGTTGGCGCCTGACACCTGTTCGTTTAGCACGATGGATATATGTTCCGCCTTGCGTTTTTTTAACAGGTCTTCGGATTCTCCGGCCATTATGCCGCCTCCTCGCTAACCTTTTGTCGCTTTTCCGGCTGCAATATTTTCCGCAATATGTTATGGCTTGTGTTCCGGCAAGGAATTTACATAGCTGTCCGACATGAGCAAAAGTTTCAACGCCCGCTGAAAATCATCCTTGTCCTCGCTTCTGCTGCCTCCCAATTTGCCGTCTTTCAGACCGATCGTGGTGCCGTCCTGAAATGACACGCCGGGAATATAAATCACATCGTCGTTGATAAACGATCCCGTCGGCAAATAATAACGCTCCGGCAGCAAATTGTGCCGGTGGTTCAGCAGATCCTGCCCGAAATATACTTGATTGTCAATAGAAACTCCCAGCAGATTGGCGATCGTCGGCATAAAATCGATTTGACCGCCCACCTGCGCGAACGTCGTTTGCTTGCTTACGCCCGGAATCGTAACGATAAGCGGAATATTCATCATCGTATTATAGCGGTACGTTTTGCCAAGCATGCTCCGCAGCAATTTTTTGTCCTGATGATCCAGCGAATTGATCGGCAAACCCATATGGTCACCGTACAGAAACAGCATGGATTTGTCCCACAGGCCCTCCTTTTGCAAATCGGCAATCAGTTCGCCCAGAGCGTAATCCGCATAATTGACCGCATACAGGTAATTCCCGACGAACGTATCGTCGTATTCCGCCGGGAGTTTGATTTTTCGTTTGTTCACCGGCAGATCGAACGGATGGTGGCTGGACATGGAAATTATGCTGGCGTATACTTTTTCGCCCGCCTTGTCCAATCGGGACAATTCCTCCACCGTTTTGCGGTACAGCACTTCATCGGAGGCGCCGAACATGACGAAATCGTCATGGCCGAAATAGTCGTCATCGTAATACTTGTCAAACCCCAGGGCGCTGTACAATTGCTGCCGGTTCCAGAACACGATGTCGTTCGTGTGGAACGTCCGCGCGGTGTACCCGTGCGCCTTCAGCAGCTTCGGCAGGCTGGGCAGCTCTTTTCCGCCGTATGTTTGGCTGGACGCGCCATGCGGAGCCGTGTACAGCGACGTGTTGGTTATAAATTCGGCGTCCGCGGTGTTCCCCTGCCCGACCATCATGTACACGTGCGGAAAATAGAAGCTGTCTTGGAGCAGCTTGTTCAAATTTGGCGTTATCTCCTGTCCTCCGACTTTCAGTCCGAGCGGAAAGTTTTGCAGCGCCTCGATCTGCAGCACCAATAAATGCCGGCCTTGCGCTACGGCCCAGTAATTCCGCGAGTTTTCGCCGGCAATTCCCTTTTCCTGCTCGATGGCCGCCCTTGTGATCGTCGCCGGGTCCAGATAATCCTGATGCATATCGGCAAAAATCGTATACACCTCATAGTTGATCAAGCCCATTTTTTCCGCGCGCTTGATATCGTTTACGATATTGGCATGCGCAGTTACGTTGAACAGGCTTAACGCCAGCGAAACGCACAAAATGACCGACGCCGCGAGCGGGCGCACGCGGATCGCATTTTTTCCCCACCTGCGCATCGGTTTGACAAAAACAAGCAAAGCAAAAAGCAAAACAATATCCGTAAAAATGAAAAGAAAATAAGGATGCAAAAGCTGCATCACGCTCGGTTTGACTTCCATTACCTGGTTGGCCTGCTGCAGCGCGCGATAGGTGACCACTACGCCAAAATACTTATTGTACATAATAGCGGCAAAATAGACAGCGGTAATGACAAAATCGACAACGATATAGATGAGCACCTTGCCCTTGTGCGCAAGCCATTCGATCAGCGAAAAAACGATGAACAGCGACGGAAGTTCAACCAATGCGGATTGGAACAAATTGGAGTCTTGAAAGATGATCAGTCGGGCAAAGTAAAGCTTGATGAGCATGATCAGGAAAAAGGCAAAGAAAGGGCTCGTCAAAAAAGGCTTCCATTTCAACGGCAAAATATCCCCCCTGCTGGCTAGCTTGTCTATCATCCATGCGGCTTATCGATACCTATCATACCACAAGTTGCCGAAAGCTACGAATGGGCTATCCGAAATAGCGCAAATACAAATAAACCGAACTTGCCGCTAGCGAAATCAGCATAACCGGAAACCCGATAAGCAAAAATCTGGCAAAGGAAATATGTACGCCTTCTTTTGCGGCCATGGCGGAAACGACCACATTGGCGCTGGCACCGATCAATGTGCCGTTGCCCCCCAAACAGGCGCCC is a genomic window containing:
- a CDS encoding alpha/beta fold hydrolase, encoding MWRFLFGTLFIITAAVISLIVGVVTILAVAIATTKPVLFVSAGALAYIIVFALTMKWFVGRAKSRIYFTVCAYSIGLLFFAAIAITLLKPLDIPQYHSDSLKKQYWDLPTGSSIAYVHLPGIGVKKPEPIIFLHGGPGTPDMEGDARYFNKLTEDGYDVYIYDELGTGHSMRLNDPRGYGIKRDVADLEAIRNKIGIDRMILIGHSYGGEIAADYLVHYGQHVSKAVFSSPGPIDPSDHSDTQLIARLSNSERWKLYGHLMYPRSLMAYLLLQVNPLAAHTFAGDEEMDAEFDRIYAITEPALHAEGKHYDLPLHHLGFYANQMPQSRMAAPKPDLRVPLSAWDGPALILKGSDDYLSWASAMDYRNALRNSQLIYLEQAGHNEYQDQPELVMNIIRSFLADRPLPVSAYNEDTPPPTFQR
- the fni gene encoding type 2 isopentenyl-diphosphate Delta-isomerase, with the translated sequence MAGESEDLLKKRKAEHISIVLNEQVSGANITSGLERYRFWHNALPELDFTAIDTSTVFFGKKLRFPLLVSSMTGGAELSAEINKRLATTAERRGWAMGLGSMRAVLEHAELRHTYIVRRYAPSIPLFANLGAVQLNYGYGVDECRKAVEMIEADGLILHLNSLQEVFQPEGDTNFSGLLGKIEKVAHALAVPVGVKEVGWGISGAVARRLADAGVSFIDVAGAGGTSWALVEKYRAHDGLRREAADAFAGWGIPTAESLIEVRAAVPHIPVIASGGIASGVEAAKAIALGASLAGFGRSLLADAVSSAEALDERFARAEFELKAAMFGIGAGTIAELAETDALRKCT
- a CDS encoding LTA synthase family protein, whose protein sequence is MPLKWKPFLTSPFFAFFLIMLIKLYFARLIIFQDSNLFQSALVELPSLFIVFSLIEWLAHKGKVLIYIVVDFVITAVYFAAIMYNKYFGVVVTYRALQQANQVMEVKPSVMQLLHPYFLFIFTDIVLLFALLVFVKPMRRWGKNAIRVRPLAASVILCVSLALSLFNVTAHANIVNDIKRAEKMGLINYEVYTIFADMHQDYLDPATITRAAIEQEKGIAGENSRNYWAVAQGRHLLVLQIEALQNFPLGLKVGGQEITPNLNKLLQDSFYFPHVYMMVGQGNTADAEFITNTSLYTAPHGASSQTYGGKELPSLPKLLKAHGYTARTFHTNDIVFWNRQQLYSALGFDKYYDDDYFGHDDFVMFGASDEVLYRKTVEELSRLDKAGEKVYASIISMSSHHPFDLPVNKRKIKLPAEYDDTFVGNYLYAVNYADYALGELIADLQKEGLWDKSMLFLYGDHMGLPINSLDHQDKKLLRSMLGKTYRYNTMMNIPLIVTIPGVSKQTTFAQVGGQIDFMPTIANLLGVSIDNQVYFGQDLLNHRHNLLPERYYLPTGSFINDDVIYIPGVSFQDGTTIGLKDGKLGGSRSEDKDDFQRALKLLLMSDSYVNSLPEHKP